Proteins encoded within one genomic window of Candidatus Berkiella cookevillensis:
- the topA gene encoding type I DNA topoisomerase has translation MSHRLVVVESPAKAKTIKKYLGKDYQVVASYGHVRDLVPKEGAVDPDNDFAMKYEIIEKNAHHVKVIAQSLKTHTELLLATDPDREGEAIAFHIVELMKEKKLLDDKKSVRRVVFHEITKQAILGAIDESRELSMDLVNAQQARRALDYLVGFNLSPLLWRKIRPGLSAGRVQSAALRMIVEREQEIEAFIAREYWTIDAHCEKSEQSFKAKLHILAGEKQKQFSITNAEMSAKAIEILKQASQGILIVDKIEKKKRKRNPSPPFTTSTLQQEASRKLGFTANRTMRTAQQLYEGIDLGDGNVGLISYMRTDSVNLATVAVEELREVITEKYGQKALPDSAVVYKTKSKNAQEAHEAIRPTSARIEPESIRAKLSDDQFKLYQLIWKRTVACQMIYATIDTVSCDLKCGENHIFRANGSTITDPGFLQVYEEGKDDSTQEAERTLPIMKEGDKINLQDIKGEQHFTEPPPRFSEATLVKTLEEYGIGRPSTYASIIGTLQHREYVKIENKRFHPTDVGRVVNRFLTTYFSKYVDYGFTASLEDELDAVSRGEQAWKPVLETFWQPFVSLIKEIRDNVKRQDVTQEPLDEQCPKCNAQLSIRLGKRGRFVGCTAYPECDYTRSLENSSEEAPAAQVVEGRSCPECNSALNIKSGKYGKFIGCSSYPDCKFIEPLEKPEDTGVTCPICKKGQILKRKSKRGKIFFSCAKYPDCEYALWYPPVNQACPECSWPITMTKTTKKNGVERVCPQKDCKFSEPLEAPEE, from the coding sequence ATGAGTCATAGACTCGTCGTAGTGGAATCACCCGCTAAGGCCAAAACAATTAAGAAATATTTAGGGAAAGATTATCAGGTCGTGGCCTCTTATGGCCACGTCCGCGATTTGGTTCCCAAAGAAGGTGCGGTTGATCCCGATAACGATTTTGCGATGAAATATGAAATCATTGAAAAAAATGCTCATCATGTAAAAGTTATTGCGCAATCGTTAAAAACGCATACTGAATTATTACTCGCAACTGACCCTGATAGAGAAGGCGAAGCGATAGCCTTTCATATCGTGGAATTAATGAAAGAAAAGAAGCTCTTGGATGATAAAAAATCTGTCCGTCGAGTCGTTTTTCATGAAATTACCAAGCAAGCTATTCTTGGCGCTATTGACGAATCTAGAGAGCTGTCTATGGATTTGGTTAATGCCCAACAAGCAAGGCGTGCTTTAGATTATCTCGTTGGTTTTAACCTTTCTCCTTTATTATGGCGAAAAATTAGGCCAGGCCTGTCTGCTGGACGTGTGCAAAGCGCTGCTTTACGCATGATAGTCGAGAGAGAGCAAGAGATCGAAGCCTTTATTGCACGAGAATATTGGACCATTGATGCACATTGTGAAAAATCTGAACAAAGCTTCAAAGCTAAGCTACATATTTTAGCAGGAGAGAAGCAAAAGCAATTTTCTATCACAAATGCTGAAATGTCTGCAAAAGCGATTGAAATCCTCAAGCAAGCAAGCCAAGGGATTTTAATTGTAGATAAGATTGAGAAGAAAAAGCGTAAACGCAACCCCTCTCCACCCTTTACAACTTCTACCTTACAACAGGAAGCGTCTCGAAAATTAGGCTTTACTGCAAATCGCACGATGCGCACTGCACAGCAGCTTTATGAAGGTATTGATTTAGGTGATGGAAACGTGGGATTGATATCCTATATGCGTACCGATTCGGTGAATCTTGCAACTGTTGCTGTTGAGGAATTAAGAGAAGTTATTACTGAGAAGTATGGTCAAAAGGCCTTACCTGACAGTGCAGTTGTTTATAAGACAAAGTCTAAGAATGCACAAGAGGCGCATGAAGCAATTCGACCCACCTCGGCCAGAATTGAGCCAGAGTCTATCCGCGCTAAGCTTTCAGATGATCAATTTAAGCTGTATCAGCTCATTTGGAAGCGTACAGTTGCTTGCCAGATGATTTATGCCACCATTGATACTGTCTCTTGCGATTTAAAATGTGGGGAAAACCATATATTCAGAGCCAATGGTTCTACCATAACGGATCCAGGATTTTTGCAAGTATACGAAGAAGGCAAAGACGATAGTACGCAAGAAGCAGAAAGAACGCTGCCAATCATGAAAGAAGGCGATAAGATTAATCTGCAAGATATCAAGGGCGAGCAGCACTTCACGGAGCCACCACCACGCTTTTCAGAAGCGACTTTAGTGAAGACATTAGAAGAATACGGTATTGGGCGCCCTTCAACCTATGCTTCTATTATCGGTACTTTGCAACATCGCGAATATGTAAAAATTGAAAATAAACGTTTTCATCCTACGGATGTAGGTCGTGTTGTCAATCGATTCTTAACAACGTATTTTTCTAAATACGTAGATTATGGTTTTACCGCAAGTTTAGAAGATGAATTGGATGCTGTATCACGAGGTGAACAAGCTTGGAAGCCCGTCTTAGAAACTTTCTGGCAACCCTTTGTTAGCTTGATCAAAGAAATTAGAGACAATGTTAAGCGTCAGGATGTGACACAAGAACCATTGGATGAACAATGTCCAAAATGTAATGCGCAATTGTCGATTCGCTTAGGGAAACGAGGCCGTTTCGTTGGTTGTACCGCTTATCCTGAATGTGATTATACCCGGAGCTTAGAAAATAGCTCAGAAGAAGCGCCAGCCGCTCAAGTGGTAGAAGGTAGATCTTGTCCTGAGTGTAACAGCGCGCTTAACATAAAAAGTGGCAAATACGGAAAATTTATAGGTTGTAGTAGCTATCCAGATTGTAAGTTTATTGAGCCCTTAGAAAAGCCGGAAGACACAGGTGTTACTTGCCCTATTTGCAAGAAAGGCCAAATCTTAAAGCGAAAATCTAAACGAGGTAAGATCTTCTTTTCGTGTGCCAAATATCCAGATTGTGAATATGCATTATGGTATCCGCCGGTGAATCAAGCCTGCCCTGAATGCAGTTGGCCAATCACAATGACAAAGACCACGAAGAAAAATGGCGTAGAAAGAGTATGTCCGCAAAAAGATTGTAAATTTAGCGAACCCTTAGAAGCGCCGGAAGAATAA
- the hemF gene encoding oxygen-dependent coproporphyrinogen oxidase, which yields MNFEAKISEVKAFLLQFQDQLCKGLEHSEASARFISDGWERVEGGGGRTNVLSGAVIEKGGVNFSHVFGDNLPASASKIRPELANASFDAMGVSSVIHPLNPFVPTAHLNIRLFVAYPKAQAPIWWFGGGFDLTPYYAFEEDCVSWHQVAKSVCEPFGETVYPKYKQWADEYFYLPHRNEHRGIGGLFFDDLNESMWGWDFEKCFAFLQNVGHGFIEAYLPIIQKRQDMPYTAHQREFQAFRRGRYVEFNLVYDRGTLFGLQSKGRTESILMSLPPDVKWGYQWQPEAHTPEAKLADYILQARDWV from the coding sequence ATGAATTTCGAAGCAAAAATATCCGAAGTAAAAGCATTCTTGCTGCAATTTCAAGATCAATTATGCAAAGGATTGGAGCATTCTGAAGCATCGGCGCGCTTTATTTCTGATGGTTGGGAAAGGGTAGAAGGTGGTGGTGGCAGAACAAATGTGTTGTCTGGCGCTGTCATTGAGAAAGGGGGGGTTAACTTCTCTCACGTTTTTGGCGATAATCTGCCCGCCAGTGCTTCAAAAATAAGACCTGAACTGGCCAATGCTTCTTTTGATGCAATGGGTGTTTCTTCCGTCATTCACCCGCTCAATCCTTTTGTGCCCACCGCACACCTTAATATTCGTCTGTTTGTCGCTTATCCTAAAGCGCAAGCGCCTATTTGGTGGTTTGGTGGGGGTTTTGACTTAACACCTTATTATGCCTTTGAAGAGGATTGTGTTAGCTGGCATCAAGTTGCAAAATCTGTGTGCGAACCTTTTGGTGAGACGGTGTACCCTAAGTATAAACAATGGGCAGATGAGTATTTTTACTTGCCACATCGTAATGAGCATCGTGGGATCGGTGGGCTTTTCTTTGATGATTTAAATGAGTCTATGTGGGGGTGGGATTTTGAAAAATGTTTCGCCTTTTTGCAAAATGTAGGGCATGGTTTTATAGAAGCTTATTTACCGATCATTCAGAAAAGGCAAGATATGCCATATACCGCTCATCAGAGAGAGTTTCAAGCCTTTAGGCGGGGGCGTTATGTTGAATTTAATTTAGTTTATGATAGAGGGACGCTCTTTGGTCTTCAATCCAAAGGTCGTACAGAGTCTATTTTAATGTCCTTGCCACCCGATGTGAAATGGGGCTATCAATGGCAGCCTGAGGCTCATACACCCGAGGCCAAGCTTGCGGATTATATTCTTCAGGCTAGAGATTGGGTTTAA
- a CDS encoding DUF494 family protein: MKENVIDVLMFLFDNYFIYEEGMPEDEMTLACELEEAGFDVKEISQAFDWLGELAELQHSQQAVALLHSQAIRVFTAAESRKLEVPCLSYLLQLEEMGLIDVLAREVIIERAMAIQAPQINLPAFKRIVGLVMMNSPQYQDNFAFIEALICDEVEGVIH; encoded by the coding sequence ATGAAAGAGAATGTGATTGATGTACTCATGTTTTTATTCGATAACTACTTCATCTATGAGGAGGGAATGCCTGAGGACGAAATGACTTTGGCGTGCGAATTAGAAGAAGCAGGTTTTGATGTAAAAGAAATCTCCCAAGCATTTGACTGGCTCGGAGAATTAGCCGAGTTACAGCACTCACAACAGGCTGTAGCACTTTTACACAGTCAGGCCATACGTGTATTTACGGCAGCCGAAAGTCGTAAGTTAGAGGTTCCTTGTTTAAGTTATTTGTTACAGCTTGAAGAAATGGGCTTAATCGATGTGCTTGCTAGGGAGGTGATTATTGAACGAGCCATGGCCATACAAGCCCCGCAGATCAATTTACCCGCCTTTAAACGTATCGTTGGCCTTGTCATGATGAATAGTCCACAATACCAGGACAATTTTGCATTTATAGAAGCATTAATTTGCGATGAAGTAGAGGGCGTTATTCATTAA
- the aroE gene encoding shikimate dehydrogenase, with the protein MTQTKLAVFGDPIHQSLSPRIHIEFARQFALDIDYQKVLTPAGTLAEALSIFSSAGGMGANITAPLKQEAFALIPQLSPCARTAGTLNTLKWDPSTQQWFGENTDGQGFLQYLQKYTSIDIAPARVLLLGAGGAARALIDVLEKNVSQPLTVVNRDLEKAQDLKKYPRLELLSYVALNQQIHQTRFDIIINATSSSLHQQLPPLDNAWLKNSIVIDLAYAHGLSTPFMEWALSHHAKSVDDGLGMLVEQAALSFALWFDRMPDSKPVYQQLRSRE; encoded by the coding sequence ATTACGCAGACCAAACTAGCTGTTTTTGGCGATCCCATTCATCAGAGCCTATCCCCTCGCATTCATATTGAATTTGCGCGACAGTTTGCTTTGGATATTGATTATCAGAAAGTATTAACACCTGCTGGTACATTAGCAGAAGCACTGAGTATTTTTTCAAGTGCAGGCGGTATGGGAGCCAATATTACGGCGCCGTTGAAGCAAGAAGCCTTTGCGCTGATCCCTCAACTTTCTCCATGCGCACGCACAGCGGGCACCTTAAATACACTCAAGTGGGATCCCAGCACTCAGCAGTGGTTTGGTGAAAATACAGATGGCCAAGGTTTTCTACAATATTTGCAGAAATATACGAGCATTGATATTGCACCGGCTCGGGTTTTATTGTTGGGGGCAGGTGGCGCTGCGAGAGCACTCATCGATGTCTTGGAGAAAAATGTATCGCAGCCTCTGACGGTCGTTAATCGCGATTTAGAAAAAGCGCAGGATCTAAAAAAATATCCTCGTTTAGAGTTATTATCTTATGTAGCGTTGAATCAGCAAATCCATCAGACGCGATTTGATATTATCATTAATGCAACCAGCAGTAGTTTACATCAGCAATTACCCCCTTTGGATAATGCGTGGCTAAAAAACAGCATTGTGATTGATTTAGCCTATGCGCATGGTTTATCAACACCTTTCATGGAATGGGCACTGTCTCATCACGCAAAAAGCGTGGATGATGGCTTGGGTATGTTAGTGGAGCAGGCAGCTTTAAGCTTTGCGCTGTGGTTTGATCGCATGCCGGACAGCAAGCCGGTTTATCAGCAATTACGATCGAGAGAGTGA